AGTTAGAAGCGCGTTAGGAGACAGTATGCTTGGTGACTCGGGGTCGCTTGATACAGGTGTAATAGGTCTGCTGTTAATGATGGCACAAACCTCAGCCATAAGCGTGCACAAAACCTCGTGAGTAAGTGGTCTCCCTTGAACCTCGCGTAACATAGAGTCTAAGATTCTCCGGACAAGACCAATCATCCTCTCCCAGGCCCCTCCCATGTTTGACGCGTGGGGAGGGTTGAACTTCCACACAACCTTGTGTTCGAGAAGGAAGCTCTCAATGTCCTTATCCTCCACGTTTACTGTGCACATACCGAGTTCCCCTGTTGCCCCAACAAAGTTGGTGCCACAGTCCGATCTGAAGACCTTGACGGGCCCACGAAGTGCTATGAATCGTCGTAGTGAATTGATGAAAGAGGACGAAGAGAGTTCTTCCACCACCTCGATATGCACTCCCCGAGTAACAAGACAGGAGAACATTATTGCCCATCTTTTGGAATTGGCTGCTCCACCTCTAGTGCGTCGTGTGGTCACCGACCACGGCCCGAAAGCGTCAACTCCCACATACGTGAAAGGAGGACTTGGTGTTGTGCGGTCAGATGGGAGATCCGACATTTTCTGGTGTTCGACCTTTCCTCTAAGTTTCTTGCACTTGACGCAGCTACGCAACAGGGAGGAGATCAACCTTTTGCCACCAATGATCCAGAAGCCACCTGCCCTCAGCGCTCCTTCCGTGAATGTTCTTCCCTGATGTTGAACGGAGCTGTGATAGTGACGGACAAGCAACGTGGCAATGTGGTGTCCCTTGGGTACTATCACGGGGTTTACTTCGCCGCTCGCAAGATCCTTGACTCTGTTAAGTCGACCTCCCACTCTAAGGATGCCGTGCTCATCGAGGTAAGGTGAGAGTGGTAGGAGGGGACTACTGGAGTTAAGTCTTTCCCCATTCTGTAGACAGCTTATCTCAACATGGTAGGAATCGAGCTGTGCTTGTTTAATGATAACACGCTCGGTCTCTTGGAACATGTCGACGTTCTTGTGGGTAGTGCACCAATGCCAACCACTGCAGTGTTTTTCGTTCCTAGCATGGGTGCGTGCAATGTGTTTCAATAAGGAAACGGCTCGAACCAGACGAGTCCACGAAGAAAACCTCTGAAACCGTATTCCATCCAAACGCTGAATTTCCCTGGAAGATGTTTTGTGAGAGGTGACATCAGGCCTTACCTCTTTATCGGTTTCAACTTGGAGAAGGGGGTAAGTCACTTCTACAATTTCTTCCTCGAGAAGTCCGGGGCCCTTCACCCATGGACTAGTTTGAATGTCCTTCGCATGTACAGATCTGGTAGCCACATCGGCAGGGTTGCAGTGGGTAGACACATGAGTCCATTGATCGGGCGTAGAGAAAGCCCTTATCTTCTCGACGCGGTTTGACACATACACGTAAAACCTTCTTTCCTCGTTGTGAATATAACCGAGGACGACTTGGCTGTCAGAATAGAAACGGACGGCATCTAGCGTAATATCTAGTTGCTCGATGACTGTTTGAGCGATCTCAACAGCAAGCACTGCCGCACAAAGTTCTAAACGAGGGATTGTGTGACCCTTTTGTGGCGCGACCTTTGCCTTCCCATAAACGAAACTGACCTCTGTGCTGCCACTGATGTTGAAAGTCTTCAGATAGGACGCTGCAGCAATAGCATCCTGGGATGCGTCGGCAAACGTATGGAGCTCCCTCCGAGAAACAGCGATACGGAGAAAGGTTGAGCAGACTCGCGGAATCCTTACATCCTCTAGTGAAACGAGGGAATCTCGCCACGTCTTCCACTCTGCTTCGCGGTCTGATGGCAAGGGCTCGTCCCAGCCAACAGTTGAACCACACGCCATAAGATCCCGAAGGATAAGCTTTCCTCGAATCACTACCGGAGCAATGAGTCCCAACGGATCAAACAGACTGTTGACGGTGGAAAGCACACCTCGACGTGTGAAGGGTTGCGTATCGGGACACACTTGGTAGGTAAAGGTATCATTGTTTACGTTCCACACGAGACCTAGACTCCTCTGGAGGGGTATGATGTCCTTTCCTAACTCTAGACCCTTTAGTCCCTTGGCCAAGTCATTTGGCTGAAAGGCGTCAAGTACCTCCTTGCTGCTGGAAGTAATCTTGTGCAATCTCAGATTGCCTTCACGTGCTAGGGTCGACTGAGTGCGCTTCATGAGATCAATGCCTGTCTTGGCATCATCAGCAGAGACGAGTCCATCGTCGACATAGAAGTTTTGTGACACAAATTCCTTGACATCAGAGTCCGCGCTCTCGACAGATTTCCTTAGCCCAAAGGTGGCAACAGCCGGGGAGGGACTGTTGCCAAATACATGAACAGTCATCCTGTATTCAACTAACTCAAGTTCGGGATTATTGTCTCTGTGCCAGAAGAACCGTAGATAATCCCTGTGTTGTTCCTCCACGCGGAAACAATAGAACATGTGTTCTATGTCGGCAGTTATGGCGACCGGTCCTTTCCTGAAGCGCAACAGAATGCCTAGAGGACTGTTCGTTGTGTCCGGACCAGTGAGCAGAACGTCATTCAGCGAAACATCTTCAAACTTCGCTGAAGAGTCAAATACACCTCTGATAGTGTCCGGCTTCTTTGGGTTATATACCCCGAACAATGGAAGATACCATCTTTCCTGGTTGTTTGCGAGCTCGGGCGCAATTTCCGCTTGCCCCTTGTCCAGAATTTTCTGCATGAACTCCACCATGTGCTGTTTCTTGTTTTCATCCCGTTTCATACTAGCTAAGAGGGATTTTGCTCTCTTCGAAGCCAAAGGACGATTATCTGGAAGTCGCTCCCTGTTGACCTTGAAGGGAAGTGGGGCCACCCAGTTGCCCTCCTCATCCTTCCTGAATCCTGATTTCATTATGTCCATAAATTGTTTGTCCTGTATAGATAACCCTGGCTTGTTATCATCAAGTGTCTTACGGAAAACTTCGTCTCCAGTAAAGGATATATCCAAATCGTTGGGGCATGGCTGTAGCAGAGATGGCCTTCCATTATTAAGTGTATTGACCTTGTTAACGTTAACATGACTTGGTCTGTGTGCGCTACCAAGGCAGGTTTCGCCTACCACCACCCAACCAAGATGAAGTTTTTGCGCGAATGGTGAGTTAGCACCACCGAGGCGCTGGTCTAGAACGTGATGAACTATCGGAAGATCGCGTCCAATGAGTAGTGCAATGTCTGAATCGGGGTCTATAGGTGGGATAAGACCCTCCAAATCCTGAAGGTGGGGAAAATGTCTAGTCACTTCCGGGGAAGGAATTTCCTGTCTCATGTTGGGTATAGCATCACACTCAATGAATGATGTCGGGAAGTTCTGTCTTGAACGTACCATCCATTGACTCGATAATGTACCTGGATGCCAACCTGCCTGTGGTAACATGGCTGCCAGAACAGGATGACATAGCATATTCCATATCCGGTCCATTTTCATCGAAATAGTTAAAAAGCGACGATCGCCCAAGTGTTCTGTTGCTCTGGTCATCAAGGATGGCATACAACCTCTTGACCTTGCTTGGATTATCCGGATGGTAAACTTGAACTAGCACGACCTTACCACACGATTTACTAGTGTTTTCCCTTTGGCCGCATACTTGGGTACAAATACCCACGACAGTACCTTGAGTTTTCGGACTAGAGTCTCCACCTCCTTGCCTTTGACCCTCCCCTCCATGACCTTTAGAGGCTGATTTGTTGGCGTTGATGTGAAGTGCCGAGGGATGGTCCTTACTACCACATGCATCACAATGAACGGGCGCGGTACAACTCTTAGCTAAATGTTTCTGAGGACCACAACACTTGAAACATATTCCGTTTGAGAAAAGAAATTCCTTTCGTTCTTTAATAGGTTTGGTGCGGAAAGAACGGCACTTGTTCAAGGAGTGGTTGGTCTGATGGAGTGGACAGGTGTCCTCTGTAGCCCTGGGTATACCCGTTTCAGTCTTCCTCGACGTGACCTTCGTTTGTGTGACTCGACCCCTCGACTCATTTCTGACATCTGAGGTGGAGATATCATATTCAAAACTGGGGTCGTTCCTTATCCTTGCTACGTCCCGCAAgaatttgttgaaatgtgaGAATGGTGGATATGTGACTTGATGCTTTTGCTTGTACTTCAGAGCCTCTGTGGTCCACTTTTCCTGGAGGTATGTAGGGAGTTTACTGACAATAGGGTTCACCCCCGATGTTGAATCATAATAAGCAAGCAGCGCGCTATACCTAGCGTCCTCCTTCAATGAGGCTATCTCTGATACAATATCTGAGAGTTCAAAAAGGCGATGACGATCCTTGTTGTTGCTAATTCTTTGAAATGAGCTTAATTTCCTTTTAACAGATGCCTCGACCGACTCTGGACTCCCATATTTGTCCTGTAGCCTCTCCCAAATGAGTCTCACTCCGTTTTCAGGATTGCTGGCATG
The Pecten maximus unplaced genomic scaffold, xPecMax1.1, whole genome shotgun sequence DNA segment above includes these coding regions:
- the LOC117321423 gene encoding uncharacterized protein LOC117321423; translation: MRQEIPSPEVTRHFPHLQDLEGLIPPIDPDSDIALLIGRDLPIVHHVLDQRLGGANSPFAQKLHLGWVVVGETCLGSAHRPSHVNVNKVNTLNNGRPSLLQPCPNDLDISFTGDEVFRKTLDDNKPGLSIQDKQFMDIMKSGFRKDEEGNWVAPLPFKVNRERLPDNRPLASKRAKSLLASMKRDENKKQHMVEFMQKILDKGQAEIAPELANNQERWYLPLFGVYNPKKPDTIRGVFDSSAKFEDVSLNDVLLTGPDTTNSPLGILLRFRKGPVAITADIEHMFYCFRVEEQHRDYLRFFWHRDNNPELELVEYRMTVHVFGNSPSPAVATFGLRKSVESADSDVKEFVSQNFYVDDGLVSADDAKTGIDLMKRTQSTLAREGNLRLHKITSSSKEVLDAFQPNDLAKGLKGLELGKDIIPLQRSLGLVWNVNNDTFTYQVCPDTQPFTRRGVLSTVNSLFDPLGLIAPVVIRGKLILRDLMACGSTVGWDEPLPSDREAEWKTWRDSLVSLEDVRIPRVCSTFLRIAVSRRELHTFADASQDAIAAASYLKTFNISGSTEVSFVYGKAKVAPQKGHTIPRLELCAAVLAVEIAQTVIEQLDITLDAVRFYSDSQVVLGYIHNEERRFYVYVSNRVEKIRAFSTPDQWTHVSTHCNPADVATRSVHAKDIQTSPWVKGPGLLEEEIVEVTYPLLQVETDKEVRPDVTSHKTSSREIQRLDGIRFQRFSSWTRLVRAVSLLKHIARTHARNEKHCSGWHWCTTHKNVDMFQETERVIIKQAQLDSYHVEISCLQNGERLNSSSPLLPLSPYLDEHGILRVGGRLNRVKDLASGEVNPVIVPKGHHIATLLVRHYHSSVQHQGRTFTEGALRAGGFWIIGGKRLISSLLRSCVKCKKLRGKVEHQKMSDLPSDRTTPSPPFTYVGVDAFGPWSVTTRRTRGGAANSKRWAIMFSCLVTRGVHIEVVEELSSSSFINSLRRFIALRGPVKVFRSDCGTNFVGATGELGMCTVNVEDKDIESFLLEHKVVWKFNPPHASNMGGAWERMIGLVRRILDSMLREVQGRPLTHEVLCTLMAEVCAIINSRPITPVSSDPESPSILSPNALLTQKVNPDVAPFEELQLQDMYKSQWKQVQVLANQFWKRWRSQYLQNLQSRPKWKRERENLQEGDLVLMMDSCVPRNQWPVGLVEKIFPSSDSLVRKAAVRVMRDSTPVTYFRPVMQLVLLSSE